One Peribacillus simplex NBRC 15720 = DSM 1321 genomic region harbors:
- a CDS encoding cold-shock protein, with the protein MVQGKVKWFNAEKGFGFIEVEGQDDVFVHFSAIQGEGFKTLEEGQEVSFEIEQGARGPQAANVQK; encoded by the coding sequence ATGGTACAAGGTAAAGTAAAATGGTTTAACGCAGAAAAAGGTTTCGGTTTCATCGAAGTTGAAGGCCAAGACGATGTATTCGTACATTTCTCAGCTATCCAAGGTGAAGGCTTCAAAACGCTTGAAGAAGGCCAAGAAGTTTCTTTCGAAATCGAGCAAGGCGCTCGTGGACCACAAGCAGCTAACGTTCAAAAATAA
- a CDS encoding GNAT family N-acetyltransferase, with protein MKIRDLDFDYGQQLFKLQKEAYKVEAEMIGFADIPPLLETYEQFIHCHETFLCYLKGDAIAGAISYTKENGQLLICRMVVHPDYFRQGIADALLHALQLHCDWEKISVSTGKMNLPARNLYEKNGFIHKEDVEAAPLLFISIYEKKHSFYVCHDKKHNE; from the coding sequence ATGAAAATTCGGGACCTGGACTTCGATTACGGCCAGCAGCTTTTTAAACTTCAGAAAGAAGCCTATAAGGTGGAAGCTGAAATGATCGGTTTTGCCGATATACCTCCTCTATTGGAAACATATGAACAATTCATTCATTGTCATGAAACGTTTTTATGCTATTTAAAGGGTGATGCCATAGCGGGTGCAATATCTTATACAAAAGAGAATGGTCAATTGCTGATTTGCCGAATGGTCGTCCATCCTGATTATTTTCGGCAGGGTATCGCGGATGCACTGTTGCATGCTCTTCAATTACACTGCGACTGGGAAAAGATATCCGTTTCGACCGGTAAAATGAACCTGCCTGCACGGAACCTTTACGAAAAAAACGGCTTCATTCATAAAGAGGACGTAGAAGCCGCACCTCTCTTATTCATAAGCATATACGAGAAAAAGCATTCATTTTATGTATGTCACGATAAAAAGCATAATGAATGA
- the modB gene encoding molybdate ABC transporter permease subunit — protein sequence MTEDFWSPVRLSIQVAGLSGILVFILGIILARMMAKKQFRGRVLLETAFLLPLVLPPSVVGFLLIVIFGKSGIPGQFIERVFDQPLMFTWWAAVIASTVVAFPLMYQSAKTGFEGIDEEIENAARVDGAGEWRLFLNVSLPLAVKSIVTGAILSSARALGEFGATLMFAGNIPGQTQTIPTAIYIAMDSGNMTLAWLWVAVIIVISFIMLFIVTYIK from the coding sequence ATGACAGAGGATTTTTGGTCACCAGTCAGGCTATCGATACAAGTAGCGGGACTATCGGGTATCCTTGTTTTCATTTTAGGAATTATCCTAGCGCGAATGATGGCTAAAAAGCAATTCAGGGGAAGAGTCCTGTTGGAAACAGCGTTTTTATTGCCGCTTGTTTTGCCGCCTTCCGTCGTTGGTTTTTTATTGATTGTGATTTTTGGCAAGAGTGGAATCCCGGGACAATTCATTGAAAGGGTTTTTGATCAGCCCCTGATGTTCACGTGGTGGGCGGCGGTCATTGCATCTACCGTGGTAGCGTTTCCGCTTATGTATCAATCTGCTAAAACGGGCTTTGAAGGTATAGATGAAGAAATCGAAAATGCAGCAAGGGTAGACGGGGCCGGCGAGTGGAGATTATTCCTGAATGTATCCCTTCCATTGGCGGTCAAATCCATCGTCACAGGTGCCATCTTAAGTTCTGCGCGTGCGTTGGGGGAATTTGGGGCCACACTCATGTTTGCCGGAAACATTCCCGGACAGACACAAACCATACCGACTGCGATTTATATCGCCATGGACTCCGGGAATATGACATTAGCCTGGCTATGGGTTGCCGTAATCATTGTCATTTCATTCATTATGCTTTTTATCGTGACATACATAAAATGA
- the spx gene encoding transcriptional regulator Spx, giving the protein MITIYTTPSSLACRKAKAWLKKNEISFNERNLYSQPLSIEEIKEILRKTEGGTDEIISTRSKKFKSLNIDINNTPLNDLCKLIQDNPDLLRRPIIFDHKNLHAGYNEEEMGRFLPRKVRHVQLWRAISQLA; this is encoded by the coding sequence ATGATAACAATTTATACTACTCCAAGCAGTTTAGCATGTCGTAAAGCAAAAGCTTGGCTTAAGAAGAACGAAATTTCCTTTAATGAACGTAACCTATATTCCCAACCTCTTTCTATAGAAGAAATAAAAGAGATTTTACGTAAAACGGAAGGCGGGACAGATGAAATCATCTCAACCCGTTCCAAAAAATTCAAAAGCCTGAATATCGATATAAATAATACACCACTTAATGATCTTTGCAAGCTTATTCAAGATAACCCGGATTTACTTCGCCGGCCAATCATTTTCGACCATAAGAACTTGCATGCAGGATATAATGAAGAAGAAATGGGACGCTTCCTTCCAAGGAAGGTCCGTCATGTACAATTATGGCGTGCAATCAGCCAATTGGCTTAA
- a CDS encoding HAMP domain-containing sensor histidine kinase, which yields MKTKKRTTLQRYWTKRYVLTLISGLILLSVFSLWWMEKTALEYRLSLLKYLADETSDRAIKENGQIVIGPILSEIVEEREKILHLNQQPIIYIVDPDATIIYTMPQLYIDPDENKLPDVIMKNTELIQKVKISDNKVYVVKSPITFNDETRGWVVIAQEEGALKEINQDHGLLAIMIGGLLILGTGVIYFLSRQISRPIQDVANAAVQVREGNYDIHFKEEEEIKEEEIYELIESFKEMTNRLKVMEKLRAELLAGVTHDLKTPVTSISGLIQAVKDDVVKGEQSKEFLDISLKETQRLQGMIEDLLNHNAISAGAFKIRVQKENINIFIKEIAHRWQVTQDDDQSFAFEIKVPDEPVFGQIDSLRMQQIVINLLNNARHALDGKGKIEIHLYEKDEERICIDVLDSGRGIPEHEQQYVFEPFYRGENKKLKVRGLGLGLPFSRMLAKAQKGDLVLKDSDEQGTTFTIVIEKADQI from the coding sequence ATGAAAACTAAAAAAAGAACCACTTTACAACGCTATTGGACTAAGAGATACGTATTGACCTTGATTTCCGGTTTGATATTATTGTCTGTTTTTTCCTTATGGTGGATGGAAAAAACGGCTCTGGAATATAGGCTTAGCCTTCTTAAGTACTTAGCTGATGAAACATCCGATCGGGCGATTAAGGAAAATGGTCAGATTGTCATTGGCCCGATCCTTTCGGAAATTGTTGAGGAAAGGGAGAAAATCCTCCATCTGAACCAACAGCCAATCATCTATATCGTCGATCCCGATGCCACCATCATTTATACGATGCCACAATTGTATATAGATCCGGATGAAAATAAACTCCCTGACGTCATCATGAAAAATACGGAGTTAATCCAGAAGGTCAAGATTTCCGACAACAAAGTATATGTCGTCAAATCCCCCATTACGTTTAATGATGAGACGAGAGGCTGGGTGGTCATTGCACAGGAAGAAGGGGCATTGAAGGAAATCAACCAAGATCATGGCTTGTTGGCGATCATGATTGGAGGCCTTCTGATTCTGGGAACGGGAGTCATTTATTTTCTTTCCAGGCAGATTTCGCGGCCCATTCAAGACGTAGCTAACGCCGCTGTCCAGGTTCGTGAAGGCAACTATGATATCCATTTCAAAGAGGAAGAGGAAATCAAGGAAGAAGAAATTTATGAACTGATAGAATCATTTAAGGAAATGACCAACCGATTGAAGGTCATGGAGAAGTTGCGGGCGGAATTGCTTGCAGGCGTAACCCATGATTTGAAAACGCCAGTCACTTCCATTAGCGGACTGATACAAGCGGTTAAGGATGATGTCGTTAAGGGAGAGCAAAGTAAGGAATTCCTCGATATTTCCTTAAAGGAAACTCAACGTTTACAAGGGATGATAGAGGATTTACTCAATCATAATGCCATATCTGCAGGCGCTTTTAAAATTCGGGTGCAAAAAGAGAATATCAATATATTCATTAAGGAAATTGCCCATCGCTGGCAGGTGACCCAGGATGATGATCAATCGTTCGCTTTTGAGATAAAAGTTCCTGATGAACCGGTCTTTGGTCAAATAGATTCATTACGGATGCAGCAAATCGTCATTAACCTTTTGAATAATGCCAGACATGCACTTGATGGCAAAGGGAAAATAGAGATTCACCTTTATGAAAAGGATGAAGAACGAATCTGCATTGATGTACTGGATAGTGGCCGGGGGATCCCGGAACATGAACAACAATATGTGTTCGAACCATTTTACCGAGGTGAAAACAAAAAGTTGAAGGTACGTGGTTTAGGTTTGGGACTGCCATTCAGTAGAATGCTCGCAAAAGCGCAAAAGGGAGATCTTGTGCTTAAGGATAGCGATGAACAAGGGACTACCTTCACGATTGTCATAGAGAAAGCGGATCAGATATAA
- a CDS encoding response regulator transcription factor: MKKILVVEDEIAISMVLKAYLEREGFDVVQVYDGLKAIPVFEETKPDLVLLDVMLPGKEGWDILNEIREDDTCPVIMLTALTDVDYRLSGFKSGADDYISKPFVAEEVVARVHAVLRRSSSVVTEDGHVHEFGSLTIDDLSYMVHLNGEEINLTPRDLSLLVFFAKHPNQIFTREQLLDQVWGLDYDGSDRAVDLAIKRIRKAIDAWPVTEGEIKTLRGLGYQLSVYEN, from the coding sequence ATGAAGAAAATTCTTGTAGTAGAAGATGAAATTGCCATATCGATGGTATTGAAAGCATATTTGGAGCGGGAGGGTTTTGATGTAGTCCAAGTTTACGATGGGCTAAAGGCCATTCCGGTGTTTGAAGAAACGAAGCCAGACCTTGTCCTGCTTGATGTCATGCTGCCGGGTAAGGAAGGCTGGGATATATTGAATGAAATTCGGGAGGACGATACATGTCCGGTCATTATGTTGACTGCACTGACAGATGTCGATTACAGATTATCGGGATTTAAGTCAGGTGCGGATGATTACATCTCCAAACCCTTCGTTGCCGAAGAAGTCGTGGCCCGGGTACATGCCGTTTTAAGAAGATCCTCATCGGTAGTTACGGAAGATGGTCATGTACATGAGTTTGGGAGTTTAACCATCGATGATCTGTCTTATATGGTGCATTTGAATGGAGAAGAGATAAACTTGACGCCGCGTGATTTGTCGCTGCTCGTTTTTTTCGCTAAGCACCCTAATCAAATTTTCACGAGAGAACAGCTGCTCGACCAAGTGTGGGGCTTGGATTATGACGGCAGTGACCGTGCGGTGGACCTGGCCATCAAACGAATTAGGAAGGCGATAGATGCATGGCCTGTAACTGAGGGGGAAATAAAAACCTTGCGTGGATTGGGGTATCAATTGAGTGTCTATGAAAACTAA
- a CDS encoding cation diffusion facilitator family transporter — MGHHHGHSHDHGHGHHHHSNNKKALLASFLLISTFMIVEVIGGFLTNSLALLSDAGHMLSDAAALGLSYTAIRLGERRATSSKSFGYKRFEIIAACLNGLTLIVISVFIFVEAIKRFLDPPEVQSMGMLMISIIGLLVNIIAAWILMSGDKEDNLNVRSAFLHVIGDMLGSVGAIAAALFIYFFDWGIADPIASVIVAILIIISGFRVVRDSFHILMEGTPDQVDMDEVKASLTELVGVSEVHDLHIWTITSGFLTMSCHVVIDESGNHDSVLAEAQKLLHDQFGIEHSTIQVERQEAGCPNPHETCN, encoded by the coding sequence ATGGGACATCATCATGGTCACTCCCATGATCATGGGCACGGACACCACCATCATTCTAATAATAAAAAAGCATTGTTGGCTTCTTTCTTATTAATCTCCACATTTATGATAGTCGAGGTCATTGGTGGATTCTTGACAAATAGTCTGGCTTTACTGTCGGATGCAGGTCACATGCTTAGCGATGCGGCAGCTTTAGGGCTTAGTTATACAGCGATAAGGTTGGGGGAAAGGAGAGCAACATCGTCCAAATCGTTTGGATATAAACGTTTTGAAATCATTGCTGCTTGTTTGAATGGATTGACTTTGATCGTCATATCCGTATTTATTTTCGTAGAGGCAATTAAGAGGTTCCTGGATCCCCCTGAGGTGCAAAGCATGGGAATGCTAATGATTTCTATCATCGGCTTACTTGTTAATATCATTGCGGCCTGGATTTTAATGAGCGGAGATAAGGAAGACAATCTGAATGTACGGAGTGCTTTTTTACATGTTATTGGTGATATGCTTGGATCTGTGGGTGCCATCGCGGCCGCACTCTTTATTTATTTTTTCGATTGGGGAATAGCAGACCCGATTGCGAGCGTCATAGTAGCGATTTTAATTATTATAAGCGGTTTTAGGGTAGTGAGGGATTCTTTCCATATCTTGATGGAGGGCACACCAGACCAAGTCGATATGGATGAAGTGAAAGCATCCTTGACGGAATTGGTGGGTGTATCCGAAGTCCATGATCTCCATATCTGGACGATCACCTCTGGTTTTTTGACAATGAGCTGCCATGTTGTCATAGATGAAAGCGGTAATCACGATTCAGTTTTAGCAGAAGCGCAAAAACTACTTCATGATCAGTTTGGAATCGAACATAGCACGATTCAAGTGGAAAGACAGGAAGCAGGCTGTCCGAATCCACACGAGACATGTAATTGA
- a CDS encoding metallophosphoesterase family protein, whose product MKVAIITDVHGNASALKAVLRDIDQREDIDRLYCLGDMVGIGPDTNEVLELLFSRNDLSMITGNHDEAVLAIINGEPHPAGHIHVKEHHEWIADRMHRKFITKLEQLPRTIHHIINDHSVYFTHYHMESKKLDEHISQNPFSKIVEPNLNNLEMLFKDQHHDLIGFGHHHPIHLFKNDRTIFLNPGSLGCNGEPVAPYAIVTIKNTGIQVNLEKVSYDNTSFLLSYKSLQVPEHEFIIRAFHGGQQA is encoded by the coding sequence ATGAAAGTTGCCATTATAACGGATGTGCATGGTAATGCATCAGCGTTAAAAGCCGTTCTTAGGGATATTGATCAAAGGGAAGATATAGATCGTCTCTATTGTTTGGGAGATATGGTTGGGATTGGCCCGGATACAAATGAAGTTCTTGAACTTTTATTTTCAAGAAATGATTTATCGATGATAACTGGAAATCATGATGAAGCTGTCTTGGCCATCATTAACGGGGAGCCGCATCCGGCCGGTCATATTCATGTAAAGGAGCATCATGAATGGATAGCAGATAGGATGCATCGGAAATTCATAACTAAATTGGAACAATTACCTCGTACCATACATCATATCATTAATGATCACTCCGTTTACTTCACCCATTATCACATGGAATCGAAGAAATTGGATGAGCACATAAGCCAAAATCCATTTAGTAAAATCGTTGAACCGAATTTAAATAACTTAGAAATGCTTTTCAAAGATCAGCATCACGATTTAATAGGGTTTGGTCATCATCACCCTATCCACCTTTTTAAAAATGACCGAACGATATTCCTGAACCCTGGTTCTCTTGGCTGTAATGGTGAACCAGTTGCTCCTTATGCCATTGTTACGATTAAAAATACCGGTATTCAGGTAAATCTTGAAAAAGTATCCTATGATAATACATCGTTCCTGTTATCGTATAAAAGCTTACAAGTTCCAGAGCATGAATTCATTATACGTGCCTTCCATGGCGGGCAGCAGGCCTAA
- a CDS encoding YjcZ family sporulation protein has protein sequence MGGNGNDCCGGGFDNGFALLIVLFILLIIIGCSWGFGGGFGGCC, from the coding sequence ATGGGTGGAAATGGTAACGATTGTTGTGGCGGCGGTTTCGATAACGGATTTGCATTGCTGATCGTATTATTCATCTTGTTGATCATCATCGGATGCAGTTGGGGATTCGGCGGCGGCTTCGGTGGATGCTGCTAA
- a CDS encoding NAD(P)H-dependent flavin oxidoreductase, producing the protein MKYICELFAIKYPIIQGGMGNISNASLAAAVSNAGGLGTIGCGTMNPGQVEAIILETKDKTNNNFALNIPINVSPYTDELVNLVLKHDIPVVSLSAGNPAPFIPLLQKKNIKVIAIVASVKHAQKAQAAGADVLVAEGFEAAGINSNLEMTTFTLIPQISKHVTLPVLAAGGIGNGQGLAAALMLGASGVQLGTRLIATQEAPFHPSYKQKLIEAMGNDTVILGRSFGQVRRVLKDPYTEKVLDLEKQGLSPMNYREMTSEVHHINGAMNGDVNNGFMNSGQVAGLIDDIPTVKELLDGMMKDAKKQMEDGLSRLSAPFMI; encoded by the coding sequence GTGAAATATATTTGTGAACTTTTTGCGATAAAATATCCAATTATACAAGGTGGCATGGGGAATATAAGCAATGCAAGTCTTGCCGCTGCAGTATCCAATGCAGGGGGCCTAGGGACAATAGGGTGCGGTACCATGAACCCTGGACAGGTAGAAGCCATCATTCTCGAGACCAAAGATAAAACCAATAACAATTTTGCGTTGAACATTCCAATAAACGTTAGTCCATATACAGATGAGTTAGTGAATCTTGTCCTGAAGCATGATATACCTGTAGTTTCCTTATCTGCAGGAAATCCTGCCCCTTTCATTCCACTATTGCAAAAAAAGAATATAAAAGTGATCGCCATCGTTGCGTCGGTCAAGCACGCGCAAAAAGCGCAAGCTGCAGGGGCCGATGTGTTGGTCGCAGAAGGGTTTGAAGCTGCCGGCATCAATTCGAACCTGGAAATGACGACCTTTACACTCATTCCGCAAATCAGCAAGCATGTGACGCTTCCAGTTTTGGCAGCTGGCGGAATAGGCAATGGACAGGGGTTGGCAGCTGCATTGATGCTGGGGGCTTCAGGAGTCCAATTAGGAACCAGGCTTATCGCTACACAAGAAGCACCGTTCCATCCGTCATATAAACAGAAACTCATCGAAGCGATGGGCAATGATACGGTAATTTTGGGCAGATCATTTGGCCAGGTCAGAAGGGTATTGAAGGACCCCTATACCGAGAAAGTCCTGGATTTGGAAAAACAGGGACTGTCTCCTATGAATTATCGTGAAATGACCTCTGAAGTCCATCATATTAATGGGGCGATGAACGGGGATGTTAACAATGGTTTTATGAACAGCGGCCAGGTTGCCGGATTGATTGACGATATACCTACGGTAAAGGAATTACTTGATGGCATGATGAAAGATGCGAAAAAACAAATGGAGGATGGATTGAGCAGGCTCTCTGCCCCTTTTATGATTTGA
- a CDS encoding gamma carbonic anhydrase family protein has product MIIPYNNKKPSIDDTAFVAPGAHLIGDISIGKDSTIWFNAVLRGDEDSITIGEKCSIQDNSTIHLFEGCPVVIEDEVTVGHNVILHGCKIGKRSIIGMGSTILDNVEIGEECIIGANTLISSGKIIPPRSLVIGSPGKVVRRLNNKDLELIQLSIDTYVQKGKDFKGILD; this is encoded by the coding sequence ATGATTATTCCGTACAATAATAAAAAACCATCCATTGATGATACCGCTTTCGTGGCACCTGGTGCTCATTTAATCGGTGATATTTCGATTGGGAAAGACTCGACCATTTGGTTTAATGCCGTACTGCGCGGTGATGAGGATTCAATTACAATAGGAGAAAAATGCAGTATTCAAGATAACTCCACCATTCATTTATTTGAAGGATGCCCGGTTGTCATTGAAGACGAAGTGACGGTTGGTCATAATGTTATCCTGCATGGTTGTAAAATAGGCAAACGCTCCATTATTGGTATGGGTTCAACGATTTTGGATAATGTAGAGATCGGCGAAGAATGCATCATCGGAGCGAACACATTGATTTCCTCTGGCAAAATCATACCACCACGTTCACTGGTTATTGGTTCCCCGGGGAAAGTGGTTCGCAGATTGAATAATAAAGATCTTGAATTGATCCAACTTTCGATCGATACATATGTTCAAAAAGGAAAAGACTTCAAAGGGATACTTGATTAA
- the paaX gene encoding phenylacetic acid degradation operon negative regulatory protein PaaX: MGTNTQSMIFTIYGDYIRNYGSKIWIGSLIRLLKEFGHNEQGVRVAVSRMVKQGWIQSEKQGNKSYYFLTDRGVQRMDEAANRIYKMKPNEWDGKWRILMYTIPEDKRQLRDDLRKELLWSGFGSFSSGCWISPNDLEKQINRLIEKYDINEYVDFFISEYKGPKENQSLVEKSWHLEEIENKYEEFIEKYSKQFIVHQSIISRGEMSDADCFVERTNLVHEYRKFLFIDPGLPKELLPSKWNGNHAALLFSQYYQVLAEPASRFFESVFQENNDLCRKDETYDAKDHPLIIK, from the coding sequence ATAGGTACTAATACTCAATCTATGATTTTTACGATATACGGCGATTATATCCGTAACTATGGAAGTAAAATCTGGATAGGCAGTTTAATTCGTTTGTTAAAGGAATTCGGTCATAATGAGCAGGGAGTTCGTGTAGCCGTTTCACGAATGGTCAAACAAGGGTGGATTCAGTCAGAAAAGCAGGGAAATAAAAGCTATTATTTTTTGACTGATCGCGGTGTGCAGAGAATGGATGAAGCGGCCAATCGCATATATAAGATGAAACCGAATGAATGGGACGGTAAATGGCGTATTTTAATGTACACGATCCCTGAAGATAAGCGGCAATTACGGGATGATCTCCGTAAAGAATTATTATGGAGCGGGTTTGGCAGTTTTTCAAGTGGTTGCTGGATTTCTCCTAATGATTTGGAGAAACAAATCAATCGCTTGATCGAGAAATATGACATCAATGAATATGTTGATTTTTTCATTTCGGAGTACAAAGGTCCAAAAGAAAACCAATCGCTTGTAGAGAAGAGCTGGCATTTAGAAGAGATTGAAAATAAATATGAAGAATTCATCGAGAAATACAGCAAACAATTCATCGTTCATCAAAGCATCATCAGCAGGGGGGAAATGTCCGATGCTGATTGTTTTGTGGAACGAACGAACTTGGTGCATGAATACCGTAAATTTTTATTTATCGATCCGGGCCTGCCAAAGGAACTTCTGCCTTCAAAGTGGAATGGGAATCATGCTGCTCTTTTATTTAGCCAGTATTATCAAGTCTTGGCTGAACCAGCAAGCCGTTTCTTTGAAAGCGTATTTCAGGAAAACAATGATCTATGCCGGAAAGACGAAACATATGATGCGAAGGATCATCCACTTATCATTAAGTGA
- a CDS encoding enoyl-CoA hydratase-related protein, translated as MSKVIYKVINQIGYVTVNRPDVLNCFDYETLCELQEVIDAVYYDGDIRVVIFTGAGEKAFSAGADLKERKSLNDAEVRRNVKAIRDVFNSIAGLPQPTIAAVNGYALGGGFEWLLSCDFAIAAEGVSLGLTETSWAIIPGAGGTQRLPRLIGEMKAKELIFTAKKLTAEEACQLGILLKVVPRDQLMSACEELTANIMKNGPIAVKQAKYAIDQGMNTDLQTGMAIEGKAYELTIPTQDRLEALLAFSERRKARFTGE; from the coding sequence ATGTCCAAGGTTATTTATAAAGTGATAAATCAAATCGGCTATGTAACAGTGAATCGGCCCGACGTATTGAACTGCTTCGACTATGAGACACTTTGTGAACTGCAGGAAGTCATCGATGCAGTTTATTATGACGGCGATATCCGTGTCGTTATTTTCACCGGTGCAGGGGAAAAAGCATTCAGCGCAGGAGCGGATTTGAAAGAAAGGAAGTCTTTGAATGATGCGGAAGTAAGAAGGAACGTTAAAGCGATTCGCGATGTTTTTAATAGTATCGCAGGGCTTCCGCAGCCAACCATAGCTGCCGTCAATGGATATGCATTGGGGGGAGGATTTGAATGGCTGCTTTCATGTGACTTTGCAATTGCTGCGGAAGGTGTTTCTTTGGGGCTCACTGAAACTAGCTGGGCCATTATTCCTGGGGCAGGCGGTACACAGCGGCTGCCAAGATTGATTGGGGAAATGAAAGCGAAGGAATTAATCTTCACCGCTAAAAAATTGACTGCAGAAGAGGCATGTCAATTAGGGATCCTTTTAAAGGTCGTGCCAAGGGATCAACTTATGTCAGCTTGTGAAGAATTGACAGCCAATATCATGAAAAATGGGCCGATTGCAGTCAAACAAGCCAAATATGCGATTGACCAAGGAATGAATACCGACTTGCAAACCGGAATGGCCATAGAAGGAAAAGCCTATGAATTGACCATCCCGACTCAAGACAGATTGGAAGCGCTCCTAGCATTTAGTGAACGGAGAAAAGCACGATTTACTGGTGAATAA
- a CDS encoding acetyl-CoA C-acyltransferase, with protein sequence MKDVVIIDAVRTPIGRYKGALKSVRPDDLGAIVIKALTDRNPELPPDQIEDVIFGNANQAGEDNRDVARMSALLAGLPVNVAGTTINRLCGSGLDAVMYAARSIAVGEGDIYIAGGTESMTRAPYVMAKPESEFPRGSMELQDTTIGWRFTNEKLKEMYGTDSMPQTAENVARRFSVSREDQDQFAYQSQQRAKNAVENERFINEIVPVRYTDSKGNEVIFDKDEHPRPDTTIDKLEKLKPIFKGGTVTAGNASGVNDGASALLLMSAEKARELGLKPLAKYVVGAVAGLEPSIMGLGPVHATIKALERASLTIEDIGLVELNEAFASQSLECIRQLKLDQEKVNVNGGAIAFGHPLGASGARILTTLVHEMKKRKVRYGLATMCVGVGQGISAIIENIEKD encoded by the coding sequence ATGAAGGATGTTGTGATTATCGATGCTGTGAGAACACCAATCGGCAGATATAAAGGCGCTTTGAAAAGCGTTCGCCCGGATGACCTCGGTGCAATTGTAATCAAGGCGCTGACCGACCGCAATCCAGAGTTGCCGCCGGATCAAATAGAAGATGTCATATTCGGGAATGCAAATCAAGCAGGGGAGGATAATCGTGATGTTGCCCGGATGTCCGCCCTTTTAGCTGGTCTTCCGGTAAACGTAGCTGGAACGACAATAAATCGTTTGTGTGGATCCGGACTGGATGCCGTCATGTATGCTGCACGCTCCATTGCTGTAGGTGAAGGCGATATTTATATCGCAGGCGGTACTGAAAGCATGACAAGGGCACCGTACGTCATGGCCAAACCTGAGAGTGAATTTCCGCGGGGTTCAATGGAACTTCAGGATACAACGATCGGATGGCGCTTCACGAATGAGAAACTTAAAGAAATGTATGGCACGGATTCCATGCCTCAAACGGCTGAAAACGTCGCACGGCGTTTTTCCGTTTCAAGGGAGGACCAAGATCAATTCGCGTATCAAAGCCAGCAAAGAGCGAAAAACGCAGTGGAAAATGAGCGTTTCATTAATGAAATCGTACCTGTTCGATATACAGACAGTAAAGGGAATGAGGTCATTTTCGATAAAGATGAACACCCTCGTCCTGACACGACCATCGATAAGTTGGAAAAACTCAAACCGATCTTTAAAGGCGGCACTGTAACGGCCGGTAATGCTTCAGGTGTAAATGATGGAGCCTCGGCATTACTTTTGATGAGTGCAGAAAAGGCACGGGAGCTTGGATTGAAACCTCTTGCCAAATATGTTGTAGGGGCGGTAGCGGGCTTAGAACCGTCCATTATGGGCCTTGGTCCGGTTCATGCCACTATAAAAGCATTGGAGAGGGCGAGTTTGACGATTGAAGACATCGGGCTAGTGGAATTGAATGAAGCATTCGCTTCCCAATCCTTGGAGTGCATCCGCCAATTGAAATTGGATCAGGAGAAAGTGAATGTCAACGGCGGGGCAATAGCGTTTGGGCATCCGCTTGGTGCAAGCGGGGCGCGTATTTTAACAACACTTGTCCACGAAATGAAAAAGCGGAAAGTACGCTATGGTCTTGCGACGATGTGTGTAGGCGTTGGCCAAGGCATATCCGCCATTATAGAAAATATTGAAAAAGATTGA